The Papaver somniferum cultivar HN1 chromosome 3, ASM357369v1, whole genome shotgun sequence genome includes a region encoding these proteins:
- the LOC113359847 gene encoding uncharacterized protein LOC113359847 encodes MDIISLEKEFSEEEVKNVMDHFGVNKSTGPDGFAMEFYKHAWEGRQIHDTVLIASEIIDSIVRSQETGLICKVDFEKAFDNVNWGCVDITLDRFEFGHKWRSCIKWCVTTPRFVVFLKGEATNLFRSQKGIRQGDPISPFLFILVVGVLSLMFKSAADQGLISGFKVAAQVTVITQLKFSNDHIVFLEDNEMQMHNGEICAKIFECSSSQLPLNYLGIQLGRKSCCRLLWNEVVQKFQQKSIRTIGRSLWIGILKTRDLTKYGTSLIIRNGAGIYFWEDIWVGEQTLKQIFPSLFKISKGKKLTVKEMVSDQGAWNLQFVRTLNELELQEVIQLLQVIGDPNAILSAASDDRHRRYGD; translated from the exons ATGGACATTATTTCTTTGGAAAAGGAGTTTTCTGAGGAGGAGGTGAAAAATGTGATGGATCATTTTGGTGTTAACAAAAGCACGGGTCCAGATGGCTTTGCAATGGAGTTTTATAAACATGCGTGGGAG GGTAGGCAGATACATGATACAGTTTTAATTGCATCTGAGATAATAGATTCAATAGTAAGGTCCCAAGAAACTGGTCTTATATGTAAAGTGGACTTTGAAAAGGCGTTTGATAATGTGAATTGGGGTTGTGTGGATATTACTCTTGATAGGTTTGAATTTGGACATAAATGGAGAAGTTGTATTAAATGGTGTGTTACCAcacctagatttgttgtttttcttaagGGTGAAGCAACTAATTTGTTCCGAAGTCAGAAAGGAATCAGACAAGGAGATCCGATTTCGCCTTTTTTGTTCATTCTAGTTGTTGGGGTGCTTTCTTTGATGTTTAAATCAGCTGCAGATCAAGGTTTGATTTCAGGATTCAAAGTGGCGGCACAAGTAACAGTAATAACCCAATTAAAATTTTCTAATGATCATATAGTCTTTTTAGAAGACAATGAGATGCAG ATGCACAATGGAGAAATTTGTGCTAAGATTTTTGAATGTTCCTCTTCTCAACTTCCTTTGAATTATCTGGGAATTCAGTTAGGAAGAAAATCTTGTTGTAGATTACTATGGAATGAGGTAGTTCAAAAGTTTCAGCAGAAG TCTATCAGAACAATAGGAAGGAGTCTCTGGATCGGCATTCTAAAGACAAGGGACTTAACTAAATACGGTACTTCTTTGATTATAAGGAATGGTGCTGGTATTTACTTTTGGGAGGATATTTGGGTAGGTGAACAGACTCTAAAGCAGATTTTTCCAAGCTTGTTCAAAATATCAAAAGGTAAAAAGCTTACTGTCAAGGAAATGGTGTCAGACCAAGGTGCGTGGAATTTACAGTTTGTAAGGACGTTGAATGAGCTGGAATTGCAAGAAGTTATTCAGTTGTTGCAGGTTATAGGTGACCCTAATGCTATACTATCTGCTGCTAGTGATGATAGGCACAGGAGATATGGAGATTGA